In one window of Bifidobacterium sp. WK041_4_12 DNA:
- a CDS encoding chorismate-binding protein translates to MSNAERPGNDVPNRDERASHDPRCSVKNLQWGSTWPDRDEFHRLADAGYRIIPIVRRLLGDTLTPVGFYERLAHGRSGSFILETADHAGSWNRYSFIGVHSIAQLRSNQGEADWLGRVPAGVPQHGYVIDVARETLNILKAPEVDGLPNLTSGLVGTVGWDATRHWEKKLPHDAVNETGQPELVLALATDIAVVDHFSGSVWMIANAVNIDDRPTRADDAYDEAVARLNAMQNDAAHPAQSVAYIGSIDAAKPRPKLRFRTAKSDYEQWVARAQQHVIDGDAFQVVISQRLDLDAPSRPFDIYRVLRTLNPSPYMYFFALTDAQGRDFNVIGSSPETLIKVDRGQALTFPIAGSRPRGATPEEDQRLAKELLADPKERSEHIMLVDLARNDLSRVCDPSTVSVVSLMDIKRFSHIMHIASTVTGKLSPGASTFDVFTSAFPAGTLSGAPKTSAISIIDHIEGIDRGIYGGTVGYFDFSGNMDMAIAIRTAFIRDHKASVQAGAGIVLDSVPENEWQETRNKAEASVEAVQIAAQLTQI, encoded by the coding sequence ATGAGCAATGCTGAACGGCCAGGCAATGACGTTCCCAACAGAGATGAACGAGCTTCCCATGACCCTCGCTGCAGTGTCAAGAATCTGCAATGGGGCTCAACATGGCCAGATCGCGACGAATTCCACCGTCTTGCCGATGCCGGATACCGCATCATCCCGATTGTCAGGAGATTGCTCGGGGACACGCTGACACCGGTCGGCTTCTATGAGCGGCTTGCCCACGGTCGAAGTGGCAGCTTCATCCTCGAAACCGCCGATCATGCCGGTTCATGGAATCGCTACTCGTTCATTGGCGTGCATTCCATAGCGCAGCTGCGCTCAAACCAGGGTGAGGCGGACTGGCTCGGACGAGTGCCAGCCGGAGTTCCGCAGCATGGCTACGTCATCGATGTCGCACGCGAGACGCTGAATATTCTCAAGGCTCCAGAAGTGGACGGACTTCCCAACCTGACCAGTGGACTGGTCGGCACCGTCGGCTGGGATGCAACGCGTCACTGGGAGAAGAAGCTTCCCCACGATGCGGTAAACGAAACCGGTCAGCCTGAACTCGTGCTCGCACTGGCAACCGACATTGCCGTAGTCGACCATTTCAGCGGATCTGTCTGGATGATTGCCAATGCAGTCAATATCGACGACCGGCCAACACGTGCGGATGACGCTTATGACGAGGCTGTCGCTCGGCTCAATGCCATGCAGAACGATGCAGCGCATCCTGCCCAGTCAGTGGCATACATCGGTAGTATTGATGCAGCTAAGCCCAGACCCAAGCTCAGGTTCCGCACAGCCAAAAGCGATTACGAGCAATGGGTTGCAAGGGCACAGCAGCACGTCATCGATGGTGACGCATTCCAGGTGGTGATATCGCAACGACTTGATCTTGATGCCCCTTCACGGCCATTCGACATCTATCGGGTGCTGCGCACGCTCAATCCCAGCCCTTATATGTACTTCTTCGCCTTGACGGATGCTCAGGGCAGGGATTTCAATGTCATCGGTTCCAGTCCGGAAACGTTAATCAAGGTGGACCGTGGTCAGGCACTGACCTTCCCGATAGCTGGCTCTCGTCCCAGGGGTGCAACCCCTGAAGAGGATCAGCGTCTGGCCAAGGAACTGTTGGCCGATCCAAAGGAGCGCAGCGAACATATCATGCTGGTTGATTTGGCTCGCAACGACCTTTCGCGTGTCTGCGATCCTTCGACGGTGAGCGTCGTCTCGCTGATGGACATCAAGCGATTCAGCCATATCATGCATATCGCTTCGACAGTAACCGGAAAGCTTTCACCGGGTGCATCGACCTTTGATGTGTTCACCTCGGCATTCCCTGCAGGGACGTTAAGCGGGGCTCCGAAAACGAGCGCCATCAGCATCATTGACCATATCGAAGGCATTGATCGAGGCATCTATGGCGGCACGGTCGGTTACTTCGACTTTTCTGGCAACATGGATATGGCCATAGCGATTCGGACCGCTTTCATTCGAGATCATAAGGCGAGCGTGCAGGCTGGTGCCGGCATCGTGCTGGATTCGGTTCCTGAAAACGAATGGCAGGAAACACGCAACAAGGCAGAGGCATCCGTCGAAGCCGTGCAGATTGCGGCACAGTTGACGCAGATCTAA
- the hisI gene encoding phosphoribosyl-AMP cyclohydrolase, which translates to MNQGVNTLKETTQHTSDVQYDNSDSLDPRIQQRLKHDAKGLVAAVIQQYDSKEVLMVGYMNDEAVRRTLTTGRVTFWSRSRQEFWRKGDTSGHVQYVKAFNLDCDGDAILVEVDQVGAACHTGARTCFLSGGPLPVVVGTRSNEEKSV; encoded by the coding sequence ATGAATCAGGGTGTGAATACATTGAAGGAAACCACGCAACATACAAGCGATGTGCAATATGACAACTCCGACAGTCTGGATCCACGCATTCAGCAACGGCTGAAGCATGACGCGAAAGGTCTCGTTGCCGCCGTCATTCAGCAATATGACAGCAAAGAAGTGCTGATGGTCGGATATATGAACGATGAAGCCGTCCGTCGCACATTGACCACAGGCCGAGTAACCTTCTGGTCTCGGTCGCGTCAGGAATTCTGGCGCAAGGGCGACACATCGGGACATGTGCAGTATGTCAAGGCCTTCAATCTTGACTGCGATGGCGATGCCATTCTTGTCGAAGTCGATCAGGTCGGAGCAGCATGCCATACGGGCGCACGTACATGCTTCCTTTCCGGTGGACCTTTACCCGTTGTCGTTGGAACGCGCAGTAACGAAGAGAAGAGTGTCTGA